From Cryobacterium sp. GrIS_2_6:
CCCTGTAGCGGGGACCAGGCGATCACGCCGAGCCCGTTCGCTCGTGCCGCCGGGAGCACTTCGAGTTCGAGGTCTCGCGTGAGGAGGTTGTAGATCGACTGCTCACTCACCAGACCGGTGAAGTTGCGACGTCGCGCTTCCGCCTGGGCCGTCGCGATGTGCCAGCCGGCGAAGTTGCTGCTGCCCGCGTAGAGGATCTTTCCCTGGGCGACGGCCGTCTCCATGGCCTGCCAGATCTCGTCCCAGGGCGTCTCCCTGTCGATGTGGTGGAACTGGTAGATGTCGATGTAGTCCGTCTGCAGTCGACGGAGGCTCGCGTCGAGGGCGCGACGGATGTTGAGGGCCGAGAGCCTGCCGTTGTTCGGCCAGTCCGAGGTCGTCCCGTAGAGCTTGGTGGCGAGGACGGTGCGCTCCCGGCGATCGCCACCGCGCGCGAACCACCGGCCAACGAGGGACTCGGTGGCCCCGGGCCCTCGCTCGCCGCCGTAGACGTTCGCCGTGTCGAAGTAGTTGATTCCCGAGGCGAGCGCCGAGTCCATGATGGAGTTCGCCTCCGGTTCCGGCGTGAGCGGCCCGAAGTTCATGGTGCCGAGGCACAGTCGCGAAACGGAGAGACCAGAGCGACCGAGGTGTGTGTATTCCATGACTTCAGCCTCCTCCGTGACCACTGATCTGTCCAACAGCCGTCATCGCTGTGATGGACCAGTTCGGGTTCTCAATCGCGCACCCGGAAAGCTGGGTACAGTTTCGAGCATGAAACTCACCGATATCGACCCGCCCGGTCGCAGTTTTTCGCGCTGGCTCACCGAGGAGGAGATCGGACGCGTGCTCGCGAGCGATCGCGGCTGGCGACTCGCCGAGGACGGGAGTGTCGTGGCCGGAAAGCTCAGGAAGGCCCGGATCGCCGACTCCCTCGGGGACCTCGGTCGCGCCGCCCTCGCCAACCGGTGGACCGCGCGGGCCGCGGCCCCCGGAAGCGACGGCAGCGGCCCGACGCACATCATGTGGGGTGTGTTCAATGCCCGCTCCGACACGGAGATCGCCGCGGAAATCGCCGCCGGGATCGCCGCCAGGGGCTGAACCAGCCTGGCGGCGACTCCGCAGGTGAGTCCTTACGCGGCCAGGGGCAGCGACTGTGCCGGTGCGGATGCCGCGGCCGCGACGACGAGCGCGCCGTCCGTGACCGAGACCTCGACACCGGTACTCGCCAGCAGGTCAGAGCCGACGAGAAGGTCGGCGATCTTGTCGTCGAGTTCCCGCTGGATCACGCGCCGGAGCGGTCGGGCACCGTACTCCGGTTCGTAACCACGCGTGGCGATCCAGTCGATCGCGTCCTCGCTCACGGTCAGGGCGAAGCCCTGGGCGGCGAGCCGGGTGCGCGTCCCGGCGAGCAGCATCCGCACGATGTCGTGCAGTTGCGGCGCGTCGAGCTTGCGGAACAGCACGATCTCGTCGAGCCGGTTCAGGAACTCCGGACGCATGGCTTCGCGGAGCTTGCCCATCACCCGGTCGCGGAGCGCCTTCTCCGAGCCGAAGCCGTTGTCGGCCCCGGCATCGATCAGGGCGGTGAAGCCGAGGGCGCCGCTCCGGCTGGCGAGGAATTCGGAGCCGAGGTTTGAGGTCATGATGATGACCGTGTTCCGGAAGTCGACGGTGCGACCCTGGCCGTCGGTCAGGCGTCCGTCGTCGAGCACCTGCAACAGCAGGTTGAATACGTCGGGGTGGGCCTTCTCGATCTCGTCGAGCAGGATCACCGAGTACGGGTTCCTGCGCACGCGCTCGGTCAGCTGCCCGGCCTCGTCGTAGCCGACGTAGCCGGGAGGGGAGCCGACGAGCCGGCTCACGGTGTGCCGTTCGCCGAACTCGCTCATGTCGAAGCGCACCATCGCGCGCTCGTCGCCGAACAACGATTCGGCGAGGGCCTTGGCGAGCTCGGTCTTACCGACGCCCGTCGGCCCGAGGAACAGGAAGCTGCCGACGGGTCGGCCGGCATCGTTCATGCCGGTGCGATTGCGGCGCACCGCCTTGGCGATGAGCGTGACGGCGTCGTCCTGTCCGACGACGCGTTCGTGCAGCTCGGCCTCGAGCAGGCCGAGGCGGGAACGGTCGTCCGCGGTGAGCCGGGCGATGGGGATGCCCGTTGCGCGGGCGATCACACCGGCGATCTCGGCCTCGCCGACGACGGCCTCTGCTGCAACGGCCCGGGCGGGGTCTTCCTGGAGCTCCAGCTGCGACTGGACCGTCTCGATCTCGTCCCGGAGCCGGGAGGCCTCCTCATACTGTTCGGTGAGGACTGCGGCCCTCTTGGCGTTCTCGAGCGTCACCACGCGCGCACGCAGGGCCTCGAGGGCCGCACGGTCGGGCAGGGAGCCGAGGGTCAGGCGCAGCCGGGCACCGGCCTGGTCGATCAGGTCGATGGCCTTGTCGGGCAGGAACCTGTCGGACACGTAACGGGCGGAGAGCTCGACGGCGGCGCGCAGCGCCTCGTCGGTGTAGCGCACGCCGTGGTGATCTTCGTAGCGGCCGCGCAGCCCCGCGAGGATGCTCACCGCGTCGTCGATGCTCGGCTCGCCGACCCGCACGGTCTGGAAACGGCGTTCGAGGGCCGGGTCCTTCTCGACCTTGCGGTACTCCTTGAGGGTCGTCGCGCCGATCACGTGCAGCTCACCGCGAGCCAGCCGCGGCTTGAGGATGTTCCCGGCGTCCATGCCCCCGTCGCCGGATCCGCCGGCGCCGACAACGGTATGCAGCTCGTCGATGAAGATCACGAGCTCGCCGCTGTGTGCGCTGATCTCGTCCATGGTCTTGCCGAGGCGTTCCTCGAAGTCGCCGCGGTACCTGGTCCCGGCGACCATCGCCGCGAGGTCGAGTGCGACGACGCGCTTGCCGCGCAGTTGCTCGGGCACGGTTCCCGCCACGATGGCCTGCGCGAGCCCTTCGACGACGGCGGTCTTGCCGACGCCGGCCTCTCCGATCAGAACCGGGTTGTTCTTGGTGCGCCGGGAGAGGATCTCGATCGTCTGTTCGATCTCGTCGGCACGGCCGATCACCGGGTCGAGTTTCCCGTCGCGGGCCCGGGCCGTGAGGTCGGTGCCGTAGGTGTCGAGCATGGGCGTCTCCGAAGCGGATGCCTGGGCAGGGGCCTGGCTCGTCGCATCCGCTTGCGGCTCGCGTGCACCGGCCTGGAGCGATTCCTGGGTCACGCCGGCCGCGGCGAGGACCTGGCCGGCCGGGGAGTCCTCGTTCACCACGAAGGCGAAGAAGAGATGTTCGGGGTCGATGTAGGTCGACCCGAAGGCGCGAGCGATCTGGTGCGCGTCGAGGAGGGCACGCTGGGCGGATGGGGTGAGTCCCGGCGTTGCGTCTCCGGTCGGGGCGGAGCGCTCCGGCAGGCGCTGCTCGGCGGCCAGGGCGAGGGCCGCGGGGTCTGCGCCGGCGTTCCGGATCGCCTGGGCCGCCGGTTCGCGCAGGACGAGGACCCGGAGGATGTGCAGGACGTCGACGTGGGAGTGCCCGTGGTCGACCGCGTACTGGGCGGCCTCGGCG
This genomic window contains:
- a CDS encoding aldo/keto reductase; the encoded protein is MEYTHLGRSGLSVSRLCLGTMNFGPLTPEPEANSIMDSALASGINYFDTANVYGGERGPGATESLVGRWFARGGDRRERTVLATKLYGTTSDWPNNGRLSALNIRRALDASLRRLQTDYIDIYQFHHIDRETPWDEIWQAMETAVAQGKILYAGSSNFAGWHIATAQAEARRRNFTGLVSEQSIYNLLTRDLELEVLPAARANGLGVIAWSPLQGGLLGGVLGKERDGRRRLEGRSAETLAAHRPAIQAFEDFAADLGHKPGDVALAWLLHQPGVTAPIIGPRTQAQLDDGLRALDVTLDAAALARLDEIFPGHKPAPEDYAW
- a CDS encoding ATP-dependent Clp protease ATP-binding subunit, with the protein product MPTFFGPADSGNGSFDEFIARYLQGQQGAAPAGRPIDITRLLSRRTHEVLAEAAQYAVDHGHSHVDVLHILRVLVLREPAAQAIRNAGADPAALALAAEQRLPERSAPTGDATPGLTPSAQRALLDAHQIARAFGSTYIDPEHLFFAFVVNEDSPAGQVLAAAGVTQESLQAGAREPQADATSQAPAQASASETPMLDTYGTDLTARARDGKLDPVIGRADEIEQTIEILSRRTKNNPVLIGEAGVGKTAVVEGLAQAIVAGTVPEQLRGKRVVALDLAAMVAGTRYRGDFEERLGKTMDEISAHSGELVIFIDELHTVVGAGGSGDGGMDAGNILKPRLARGELHVIGATTLKEYRKVEKDPALERRFQTVRVGEPSIDDAVSILAGLRGRYEDHHGVRYTDEALRAAVELSARYVSDRFLPDKAIDLIDQAGARLRLTLGSLPDRAALEALRARVVTLENAKRAAVLTEQYEEASRLRDEIETVQSQLELQEDPARAVAAEAVVGEAEIAGVIARATGIPIARLTADDRSRLGLLEAELHERVVGQDDAVTLIAKAVRRNRTGMNDAGRPVGSFLFLGPTGVGKTELAKALAESLFGDERAMVRFDMSEFGERHTVSRLVGSPPGYVGYDEAGQLTERVRRNPYSVILLDEIEKAHPDVFNLLLQVLDDGRLTDGQGRTVDFRNTVIIMTSNLGSEFLASRSGALGFTALIDAGADNGFGSEKALRDRVMGKLREAMRPEFLNRLDEIVLFRKLDAPQLHDIVRMLLAGTRTRLAAQGFALTVSEDAIDWIATRGYEPEYGARPLRRVIQRELDDKIADLLVGSDLLASTGVEVSVTDGALVVAAAASAPAQSLPLAA